A window of Stenotrophomonas indicatrix genomic DNA:
GCCAATCGCCGCGCTGCGTGCGGCCGGCGTGCCGCTGGCACTGGCCACCGACAGCAACCCCGGCACCTCGCCGCTGACCAGCCCGCTGCTGGCAATGAACATGGGCGCCACCCTGTTCCGCCTGACCGTGGACGAGTGCATCGCCGGCTTCACCCGTGAAGCGGCGCGTGCGCTGGGCCATGGCGAGCGCATCGGCCGCCTGGCCGTCGGCATGGACTGCGACCTGGCGATCTGGGACATCGACGCCCCCGCCGACCTGGTCTATCGCATTGGATTCAACCCGCTGCACGCGCGCGTGGTGCGCGGACAGCCCGACCTGCCTGCCTCCTGGAGCAACACATGAGCAACACCCTGGTTCTTCGCCCCGGCCATGTCACCCTCGCCCAGTGGCGGCAGGCGTATCGCGGTGCGCCGCTGTCGCTTGACCCGGCCGCGTTGCCGGCGGTGCGTGCCAGTGCCGCAACGGTGGCTGCCATCGTCGCCAAGGGCGCACCGGTGTATGGCATCAACACCGGTTTCGGCAAGCTGGCCAGCGTGCGCATCGAGCGCGAGGACCTGGCCACCCTGCAGCGGAACATCGTGCTCTCGCATGCCGCGGGCGTGGGCGAGCCGATGCCGGCGAATGTGGTGCGGCTGATGATGGCGTTGAAGCTGGTCAGCCTGGCCCAGGGTGCTTCCGGCGTGCGCGAGGAAACGCTGCTGCTGCTGGAAGCAATGCTGGTGAAGGGCGTACTGCCGGTGGTGCCGGCGCAGGGCTCGGTCGGTGCCTCGGGCGACCTGGCACCGCTCTCGCATCTGGCCAGCGTGATGATCGGCGTCGGCGAGGCCTTCGTCGGCGATGAACGCCTGCCCGCCGTGGACGCACTGGCACGCGCCGGCCTGCAGCCGGTGGAACTGGGCGCGAAGGAAGGCCTGGCCCTGCTCAACGGCACCCAGTTCTCCACCGCGTACGCACTGGCCGGCCTGTTTGAGATCGAAACCGTGTTCCAGGCCGCACTGGTCACCGGCGCGCTGTCTGTGGAAGCGGCCAAGGGCTCGGATACGCCGTTCGATCCGCGTATCCATGCGCTGCGTGGCCAGCGTGGGCAGATCGCCACCGCCGCCACCCTGCGCACGCTGATGCAGGATTCGGGCATCCGCGAATCGCATCGTGACAACGACGTGCGGGTGCAGGACCCGTACTGCCTGCGCTGCCAGCCACAGGTGATGGGCGCGGCGC
This region includes:
- the hutH gene encoding histidine ammonia-lyase is translated as MSNTLVLRPGHVTLAQWRQAYRGAPLSLDPAALPAVRASAATVAAIVAKGAPVYGINTGFGKLASVRIEREDLATLQRNIVLSHAAGVGEPMPANVVRLMMALKLVSLAQGASGVREETLLLLEAMLVKGVLPVVPAQGSVGASGDLAPLSHLASVMIGVGEAFVGDERLPAVDALARAGLQPVELGAKEGLALLNGTQFSTAYALAGLFEIETVFQAALVTGALSVEAAKGSDTPFDPRIHALRGQRGQIATAATLRTLMQDSGIRESHRDNDVRVQDPYCLRCQPQVMGAALDILRQAATTLEIEANGVSDNPLVFTDTGEALSGGNFHAEPVAFAADMLAMAVCEIGSISERRLAMLVDPALSGLPAFLTPRPGLNSGFMIPQVTAAALVSENKQRAYPASVDSIPTSANQEDHVSMAAHGARRLMQMAENAANVIGVELLAAAQGCDFHAPLRSSKALENVRATLRAQVPMLQDDRYFHPDMVIATDLVRSGALTKGLAELLPTVEPQA